DNA from Mesorhizobium sp. B2-1-1:
GATCACGTCCTTGTCCTCGGCAATGGCGCACAGCCCGTCGAGATTGCCGATGAAGATGACAGGCGAAATATCGCGCATGTGCTTGGTCACCCAGAGACCGACATCGGTCGAGCCGGCGACGATGGTGGCGCCCGGTTCCTTGTCGAGCACGGCGGCGAAATCGTCAACGTCAGCCGGCACGACGAGCCGCGCCTTGCCGGCGCCGATCTCGATCCGTGCGCCGTCGCCCATCGCCTCGAGTCTGGCCATGATCGACTGACGCTCCAGCGCCAGCGGATCCTTCTGTGCTTTGCCGTAGCTGGAGATGGCGCGAGCCGCGCGCATGATCGCCTCATAGCCGGTGCAGCGGCAGAGATTGCCCTGCAAGGCCTTTTCGATGGCCGCGTCCGACGGTTCCGGTGATTTCATCCACAAGCCGTAAAGCGACATGACGAAACCTGGCGTGCAGAAGCCGCATTGCGAACCGTGGAAATCCACCATCGCCTGCTGCACCGGGTGCAACTGGCCCGGCGTTCCACGGAGATGCTCGACCGTCACGACATGGGTGCCGTCCAACGAACCCAGAAAGCGGATGCAGGCGTTGACACTTTCATAGACCAGTTCGCCGGCGGAAAGCCTGCCGACCAGCACGGTGCAAGCGCCGCAATCGCCCTCTGCGCAGCCTTCCTTGGTGCCGCGCAGCGATCGGTCGAGCCGCAGCCAGTCAAGCAAGGTCGCGTCAGGCGCCACGGATGACAGCACGACATCCCTGCCGTTGAGGATAAAGCGGATGTCGTTGCGGATCTTGACCTCGGCCACGTCTCAGCTCCCCCTGTAAGTCGAATAGCCATAGGGCGAGACGAGCAACGGCACATGATAGTGCACGGCATCCGCCATGCCAAAGCGGATCGGCACGGTATCGAGGAAGGCCGGCTCGGGCAGTTTCGTTCCCTGGCGCCGCAGATAGTCACCAGCGGCGAACACAAGCTCGTATTCGCCGGTCTGGAAATCCGCGTCGGCCAAAAGCGGTGCGTCGCAACGGCCATCGGCGTTGGTGGCGACCGTCTTCAGATGCGTCCTGGCCGGGCCATCGATCCGGTAGAGCGCGATCGACAATCCCGCCGCGGGCTTGCCGGTTGCCGTATCCAGCACATGGGTCGTCAGACGCCCGCCATCGATTTTCGACGTTTCTGCCATTGTCCGCCTCCCATTCCAATACGAACAAACCGGCCGGTACAGCCAAACATTGCTGATGAATTGTGCGCCAATTAAAGGCGATGCATAAGTCCCGGTCGAGCGGAGTGCGACAAAAACACTTTCAAAAATTTTCGGGGGAATGCGAGAAGCACCCTTTCGATATCCTGATCATACTTCGGGCGATGCCCCGTGGGAGGGACGATGCGTTACACCAGAGACATGCGCGGCTACGGAGCCAATCCGCCGGATCCCAAATGGCCCGGT
Protein-coding regions in this window:
- the xdhA gene encoding xanthine dehydrogenase small subunit, with the translated sequence MAEVKIRNDIRFILNGRDVVLSSVAPDATLLDWLRLDRSLRGTKEGCAEGDCGACTVLVGRLSAGELVYESVNACIRFLGSLDGTHVVTVEHLRGTPGQLHPVQQAMVDFHGSQCGFCTPGFVMSLYGLWMKSPEPSDAAIEKALQGNLCRCTGYEAIMRAARAISSYGKAQKDPLALERQSIMARLEAMGDGARIEIGAGKARLVVPADVDDFAAVLDKEPGATIVAGSTDVGLWVTKHMRDISPVIFIGNLDGLCAIAEDKDVISIGAGVTYSDAFAMLSKRIPALGPLFDRIGGEQVRNMGTIGGNIANGSPIGDTPPPFIALGARLTLRRGSKRRTIPLEDFFIAYGKQDRQAGEFVEAVHVPVPANETKFGVYKITKRRDEDITAALGAFFLTLARDGTVADIRIAYGGMAATPKRAAAVEKALLGKPWTEETVEAAMTEYATDFTPLTDMRASAEYRALAAKNLLLRFFVETTGTRAPFQVSRNEAA
- the uraH gene encoding hydroxyisourate hydrolase, encoding MAETSKIDGGRLTTHVLDTATGKPAAGLSIALYRIDGPARTHLKTVATNADGRCDAPLLADADFQTGEYELVFAAGDYLRRQGTKLPEPAFLDTVPIRFGMADAVHYHVPLLVSPYGYSTYRGS